A genomic region of Deinococcus sp. KSM4-11 contains the following coding sequences:
- a CDS encoding ABC transporter ATP-binding protein yields the protein MTSTVERDPAPTATSAVTGMEDSTLAAHPGASLTLDGVSYHYKGRVGLGPIDLHVQPGEFLCVVGPSGSGKSTLLSLLAGFLRPQQGVIRLGDEAVRGPHHSLTLVQQESALFPWLDVAGNVKFGLRRLKRADRNVRAAEALKLVGLDGYADRRVHELSGGQRQRVSLARALAVKPGLLLLDEPFSALDIQTRTTLADELLGIWWQQKVTVVFVTHQLDEALHLGQRIVALKDGQVALDARSKGLNVTDLQNVLQTS from the coding sequence ATGACCTCAACCGTGGAACGCGACCCCGCCCCCACCGCGACCTCCGCCGTGACCGGGATGGAGGACAGCACTCTCGCCGCGCATCCGGGTGCGAGCCTCACGCTCGACGGAGTGAGCTACCACTACAAGGGCCGTGTGGGTCTGGGGCCCATCGACCTGCACGTGCAGCCTGGCGAGTTCCTGTGCGTGGTCGGCCCGTCCGGCAGCGGCAAGAGCACCCTCCTGAGCCTGCTGGCCGGGTTCCTGCGCCCGCAGCAGGGCGTGATCCGGCTGGGCGATGAGGCCGTGCGCGGTCCACACCACAGCCTGACGCTGGTGCAGCAGGAAAGTGCGCTGTTTCCCTGGCTGGACGTGGCCGGGAACGTGAAGTTCGGCCTCAGGCGCCTGAAACGCGCCGACCGCAACGTGCGCGCCGCCGAGGCGCTGAAACTTGTGGGGCTGGACGGCTACGCCGATCGCCGCGTGCACGAACTGTCGGGCGGTCAGCGCCAGCGGGTCAGTCTGGCGCGTGCCCTGGCCGTGAAGCCCGGTCTGCTGCTGCTGGATGAGCCCTTCAGCGCCCTGGATATCCAGACGCGCACGACCCTGGCCGACGAGTTGCTGGGCATCTGGTGGCAGCAGAAGGTCACTGTGGTCTTCGTGACCCACCAGCTCGACGAGGCCCTGCACCTCGGTCAGCGGATCGTGGCCCTGAAAGATGGGCAGGTGGCGCTGGATGCCCGGTCCAAGGGCCTGAACGTCACGGATCTCCAGAACGTGCTCCAGACCTCCTAG
- a CDS encoding ABC transporter permease yields MTASRTPGDSFAPPSTPSSRWRTALWQLLGLLVILGLWWLVTDILKVYPPYVFPSPHAVWTEVAYGLWGTGPQDGKLLAAIAGSLRRVLTGYAAAVVLGGLVGLLMGAWPPVRSALGAYLTGIQSVPSIAFVPFAILFLGLNERAVLFVVILEGFIPVALAVSGALLNVPPALRIAGRTLGARGPALTWRVLLPAAVPSVLTGLRTAWSFAWRALVGGELLIAGSKSLGEQLEVGRNTANVALVLATIIIIGVIGGVFDLLLRTVEARVRRDYGLEVTQ; encoded by the coding sequence ATGACGGCCTCCCGCACTCCCGGCGACTCCTTCGCTCCGCCCAGTACCCCCTCCAGCCGCTGGCGCACTGCGCTGTGGCAACTGCTGGGGCTGCTGGTCATCCTGGGCCTGTGGTGGCTGGTCACCGACATCCTGAAGGTCTACCCGCCCTACGTGTTTCCCAGCCCCCACGCGGTGTGGACGGAAGTGGCATACGGTCTGTGGGGCACCGGCCCGCAGGATGGCAAGCTGCTTGCCGCCATTGCAGGCAGCCTGCGCCGGGTGCTGACCGGGTACGCGGCGGCGGTCGTGCTGGGCGGCTTGGTTGGCCTGCTGATGGGGGCGTGGCCGCCAGTACGTTCTGCGCTGGGGGCGTACCTGACCGGGATCCAGAGCGTGCCCAGCATTGCCTTCGTCCCGTTTGCGATCCTGTTCCTGGGCCTGAATGAGCGCGCGGTGCTGTTCGTGGTGATCCTGGAGGGCTTCATTCCTGTGGCGCTGGCGGTGTCCGGCGCGCTGTTGAACGTCCCTCCGGCGCTGCGGATCGCTGGGCGAACCCTGGGCGCCCGTGGACCGGCCCTGACGTGGCGGGTACTGCTGCCGGCGGCCGTCCCCAGCGTCCTGACGGGCCTGAGAACCGCGTGGAGTTTTGCGTGGCGGGCGCTGGTTGGCGGGGAACTGCTGATCGCCGGTTCTAAGAGCCTGGGTGAGCAGCTGGAGGTCGGGCGGAACACGGCGAACGTGGCGCTGGTGCTGGCGACCATCATCATCATCGGCGTGATCGGCGGCGTGTTCGACCTGCTGCTGCGCACCGTGGAAGCCCGCGTCCGGCGGGACTATGGCCTGGAGGTGACACAATGA
- a CDS encoding ABC transporter substrate-binding protein codes for MRRSLFPLPVTRRASQAALAAILILTPHATAQSATTVRLGFFPNLTHAPALIGLERGTFQKALGNVKLDPKQFVSGTTLTEAFAAGQIDIAYVGPGPAISAAARGMPVQFLAGASEAGAVLVARKDSGITSYKDLAGKTVAVPSLGNTQDISLRHILKEQGLKSKSDGGDVTIVPIPPADTLAAFAGKRADATLVPEPWGAVLEAQGNKVIGSEKTVWRDGKYPTTIVIVNAKFADANPTLVAAFLKAHTEAVAYLTKNPAAAQTAVNSQLEKLTGDKIDLRVLQRAFARTRFTTALDLDALKEYAALNVEAGYARSAPDLAPFIRK; via the coding sequence ATGCGCCGTTCCCTGTTCCCACTGCCCGTGACCCGCCGAGCGTCCCAGGCCGCCCTGGCGGCCATCCTGATCCTGACGCCCCATGCCACTGCCCAGTCCGCGACCACCGTCCGGCTGGGGTTTTTCCCCAACCTCACCCACGCGCCCGCCCTGATCGGCCTGGAGCGCGGCACCTTCCAGAAGGCGCTGGGGAACGTGAAGCTCGATCCCAAGCAGTTCGTGTCCGGCACGACGCTGACCGAGGCCTTCGCGGCTGGGCAGATCGACATCGCCTACGTCGGCCCCGGCCCGGCGATCAGCGCGGCGGCACGCGGCATGCCGGTGCAGTTCCTGGCCGGCGCGTCCGAGGCCGGCGCGGTGCTGGTGGCCCGCAAGGACAGCGGCATCACGTCGTATAAGGATCTGGCTGGCAAGACCGTCGCGGTGCCCAGCCTGGGGAACACGCAGGACATCAGCCTGCGCCACATCCTCAAGGAGCAGGGGTTGAAGTCCAAGAGCGACGGCGGGGACGTCACCATCGTGCCGATTCCGCCCGCCGACACCCTCGCCGCCTTTGCCGGGAAGCGCGCGGACGCGACGCTGGTGCCCGAACCCTGGGGCGCGGTCCTCGAGGCGCAGGGCAACAAGGTGATCGGCAGCGAGAAGACCGTGTGGCGCGACGGCAAGTACCCCACGACCATCGTGATCGTGAACGCGAAGTTCGCCGACGCAAACCCCACCCTCGTGGCGGCCTTCTTGAAGGCGCACACCGAGGCGGTGGCTTACCTGACCAAGAATCCGGCGGCGGCACAGACGGCCGTGAACAGCCAGCTGGAGAAGCTGACCGGTGACAAGATCGATCTGCGCGTGCTCCAGCGTGCCTTCGCCCGCACGCGCTTCACGACCGCACTGGATCTGGACGCCCTCAAGGAGTACGCGGCGCTGAACGTCGAGGCCGGGTACGCCCGCAGCGCCCCGGATCTCGCCCCGTTCATACGGAAGTAA
- the sat gene encoding sulfate adenylyltransferase, with amino-acid sequence MPTLMTETSTLPTPLGGTLVNRVRRPGHDFDPASLLGLPRIDISERSYADLELIATGAYSPLTGFVNEADYTSIIERMRLADGTPWSIPITLPVTREDAARLSGTVVLTFGGQDVGTLDIQEHYDARKGWEACEVYRTEDAAHPGVAALYAQGDVNLAGPVTLFEVPRGAFPSHHRTPAEVRQVIEARGWRSTVAFQTRNPIHRAHEYLQKVALELVDGLLLHPLVGTTKGDDVPAATRVEAYEVLLEKYYPQARTLLSVYPAAMRYAGPREAIVHALSRRNYGASHFIVGRDHAGVGSYYGTYDAQEIFRAFTAEELGMRILRFEHTFYCQSCGQLVSPRTCPHDSSHHLILSGTKVREKLRAGEDLPREFTRPEVAEVLRRAYKNAG; translated from the coding sequence ATGCCCACGCTGATGACCGAGACCTCCACCCTGCCCACGCCGCTCGGCGGCACGCTCGTGAACCGTGTCCGCCGCCCCGGTCACGACTTCGACCCGGCCAGCCTGCTCGGCCTGCCCCGCATCGACATCAGCGAACGGTCGTACGCCGACCTCGAACTGATCGCCACGGGCGCGTATTCGCCGCTGACCGGCTTCGTGAACGAGGCCGACTACACCTCGATCATCGAGCGCATGCGCCTCGCGGACGGCACGCCGTGGAGCATTCCCATCACGCTGCCCGTGACCCGCGAGGACGCCGCCCGCCTGAGCGGTACGGTCGTCTTGACCTTCGGCGGCCAGGACGTGGGCACGCTGGACATCCAGGAGCACTACGACGCCCGCAAGGGCTGGGAAGCCTGCGAGGTCTACCGCACCGAGGACGCCGCGCACCCCGGCGTGGCCGCGCTGTATGCCCAGGGCGACGTGAACCTGGCGGGGCCGGTCACGCTGTTCGAGGTGCCGCGCGGCGCGTTCCCGAGCCACCACCGCACGCCCGCCGAGGTGCGCCAGGTGATCGAGGCGCGCGGCTGGCGCTCCACGGTTGCCTTCCAGACCCGCAACCCGATCCACCGCGCACACGAGTACCTGCAGAAGGTGGCCCTGGAACTGGTGGACGGCCTGCTGCTGCACCCGCTGGTGGGCACCACCAAGGGCGACGACGTCCCCGCCGCGACCCGCGTGGAGGCCTACGAGGTGCTGCTGGAGAAGTACTACCCGCAGGCCCGCACGCTGCTGAGCGTGTATCCGGCCGCCATGCGCTACGCCGGGCCGCGCGAGGCGATCGTGCACGCCCTGTCCCGGCGCAACTACGGGGCCTCCCATTTCATCGTGGGACGCGACCACGCGGGCGTCGGTTCGTACTACGGCACCTATGACGCGCAGGAGATCTTCCGCGCGTTCACGGCCGAGGAACTGGGCATGCGCATCCTGCGGTTCGAGCACACCTTCTACTGCCAGTCCTGCGGGCAACTCGTGAGCCCCCGCACCTGCCCCCACGACAGCAGCCACCACCTGATCCTGAGCGGCACCAAGGTGCGCGAGAAACTGCGTGCCGGCGAGGATCTGCCGCGCGAGTTCACCCGTCCGGAAGTGGCCGAGGTGCTGCGCCGCGCGTACAAGAACGCTGGCTGA
- a CDS encoding phosphoadenylyl-sulfate reductase, with the protein MTISDGARPLLQVGLPVPSPEAFTAETDPLDVIRWAMAAHPDVLMPSAFNLNGVVLIDLAVRAGYRGDVVFVDTGYHFPETLATRDRLAARYPELRFVTLNAGAHPEDGQTDPALYASDPDTCCAVRKVAPLQNYLRQHSPSALLNARSRDQASTRADIPFVEDSGARVKVNPLAHWTREQLEAYATEHDLPVNPLYFDGFLSVGCWTCTRAVRPGEDARAGRWAGKGKTECGLWAGDNRL; encoded by the coding sequence ATGACCATCTCGGATGGTGCCCGTCCGCTCCTGCAAGTTGGCCTTCCCGTGCCCAGCCCGGAGGCCTTCACGGCGGAGACGGATCCGCTGGACGTGATCCGCTGGGCGATGGCCGCGCACCCGGACGTGCTGATGCCCAGCGCCTTCAACCTGAACGGCGTGGTGCTGATCGATCTGGCCGTGCGAGCGGGCTACCGGGGCGACGTCGTGTTCGTGGACACGGGCTACCACTTCCCCGAGACGCTGGCGACCCGCGACCGGCTGGCCGCGCGGTACCCCGAGTTGAGATTCGTGACCTTGAACGCCGGCGCCCACCCCGAGGACGGCCAGACCGATCCGGCGCTGTACGCGAGCGATCCGGACACCTGCTGCGCGGTGCGGAAGGTCGCGCCCCTCCAGAATTACCTGCGGCAGCACTCACCCTCGGCGCTGCTGAACGCCCGCAGCCGCGATCAGGCGAGCACCCGCGCCGATATTCCCTTCGTGGAGGACAGTGGAGCGCGCGTGAAGGTCAATCCGCTCGCCCACTGGACGCGCGAGCAGCTGGAGGCGTACGCCACCGAGCACGACCTGCCGGTGAACCCCCTGTATTTCGACGGCTTCCTGAGCGTGGGCTGCTGGACATGCACCCGCGCTGTGCGCCCCGGCGAGGACGCCCGCGCGGGCCGCTGGGCCGGCAAGGGCAAGACCGAGTGCGGCCTGTGGGCCGGAGACAACCGCTTATGA
- the cysC gene encoding adenylyl-sulfate kinase, whose protein sequence is MTATAERSAIGTGRVVWFTGLSGAGKSTLASALYAELQARGVAVELLDGDAVRENLSKGLGFTKADRDTNVRRIGFVAGLLAKHGVTVLVSAISPYADTRREVLASFPSALEVFVDAPLEVVTERDVKGLYLRAIAGEIPHFTGVSDPYEKPDAPDVHLETHKISVTDGIQQLLGRLGL, encoded by the coding sequence GTGACTGCCACCGCCGAGCGCAGCGCCATCGGTACCGGCCGCGTGGTCTGGTTCACCGGCCTGAGCGGTGCGGGCAAGAGCACGCTGGCGAGCGCCCTGTACGCCGAACTTCAGGCGCGCGGCGTGGCCGTGGAACTGCTGGACGGCGACGCCGTGCGCGAGAACCTCAGCAAGGGCCTGGGATTCACGAAGGCGGATCGGGACACGAACGTCCGCCGGATCGGCTTCGTGGCGGGCCTGCTCGCAAAGCACGGCGTGACGGTGCTCGTGAGCGCCATCAGCCCCTATGCCGACACCCGGCGCGAGGTACTGGCTTCGTTCCCCAGCGCGCTGGAAGTGTTCGTGGACGCGCCGCTGGAAGTCGTCACCGAGCGTGACGTGAAGGGCCTGTACCTGAGGGCCATCGCCGGCGAGATTCCGCACTTCACCGGCGTGAGCGACCCGTACGAGAAGCCCGACGCTCCGGACGTGCACCTCGAAACCCACAAGATCTCCGTGACGGACGGCATCCAGCAGCTCCTGGGAAGGCTGGGGCTATGA
- a CDS encoding nitrite/sulfite reductase, whose product MSDIETLKKELPPFEIFDLIPQYAAQGFIDPERIDLLKWAGVYPQRPQEDGFLMMRVRVPAAEFSTATMREVANIAEEYGRGFLDVTDRQAFQFHWLTIDKIPEIFKRLEPLGLHPKGACGDTVRAVIASPLAGLDAREIIDVRPLAHAMEGTLTGNPDFQDLPRKFKMSLTAVPELEGIHMINDIGFLAHRVNGEVGFDVWVGGGLGAVAHLAKRLGVFIRPDEIVEVGRAIAGAYRDHGYRQNRKKSRLKFLIKDIGVEKFREIVETEYLGRKLTDGPAAPTARFGGNDVLGVNPQADGLNYVVVATTVGRINPHKARALADLADRYGKGVLRTTAFQNMVIPHVKSADVAALSAELAALDLAPKTTLRGTTIACTGNQFCRLALTETKERTANLVDHIEAKFSGLDVPFTINLTGCSNACTRYQVADLGFMGANKTDPDGTVHEVYNVHLAGSIGQAQRTGTKLKGAVPAERLNEYTDAVLAEFQANKQPGESFVEYSDRIGHEHFAPDAVLNGHKALVTA is encoded by the coding sequence ATGTCTGACATCGAGACCCTGAAAAAAGAACTTCCTCCCTTCGAGATCTTCGACCTGATTCCGCAGTACGCCGCCCAGGGCTTCATCGACCCTGAGCGCATCGATCTGCTGAAGTGGGCGGGCGTCTACCCGCAGCGCCCCCAGGAGGACGGCTTCCTGATGATGCGCGTGCGCGTTCCGGCGGCCGAGTTCTCCACCGCCACCATGCGCGAGGTCGCGAACATCGCCGAGGAATACGGCCGGGGCTTCCTGGACGTGACGGATCGTCAGGCGTTCCAGTTCCACTGGCTGACCATCGACAAGATCCCGGAGATCTTCAAACGGCTGGAGCCGCTGGGCCTGCACCCCAAGGGAGCCTGCGGCGACACCGTGCGCGCGGTCATCGCCTCGCCCCTGGCTGGTCTGGATGCCCGCGAGATCATCGATGTGCGCCCGCTGGCCCACGCGATGGAGGGCACGCTGACCGGCAATCCGGACTTCCAGGATCTGCCGCGCAAGTTCAAGATGAGCCTCACGGCGGTGCCCGAGCTGGAAGGCATCCACATGATCAACGACATCGGCTTCCTGGCCCACCGGGTGAACGGGGAGGTCGGCTTCGACGTGTGGGTCGGCGGGGGCCTCGGCGCCGTCGCCCACCTCGCCAAGCGGCTGGGCGTGTTCATCCGCCCCGATGAGATCGTGGAGGTCGGCCGGGCCATCGCCGGCGCGTACCGCGACCACGGGTACCGGCAGAACCGCAAGAAGAGCCGCCTGAAGTTCCTGATCAAGGACATCGGCGTGGAGAAGTTCCGCGAGATCGTCGAGACTGAGTACCTGGGCCGCAAGCTCACGGACGGCCCTGCCGCGCCCACCGCGCGCTTCGGCGGCAACGACGTGCTGGGCGTGAATCCGCAGGCGGACGGCCTGAACTATGTGGTCGTGGCGACCACCGTGGGCCGAATCAACCCGCACAAGGCCCGCGCGCTGGCCGATCTGGCCGACCGTTACGGCAAGGGCGTGCTGCGCACCACTGCCTTCCAGAACATGGTGATCCCGCACGTGAAATCGGCGGACGTCGCCGCGTTAAGCGCCGAGCTGGCCGCTCTTGACCTTGCGCCCAAGACGACGCTGCGCGGCACGACCATCGCGTGCACCGGCAACCAGTTCTGCCGCCTCGCGCTAACCGAGACCAAGGAGCGCACGGCGAACCTCGTGGATCACATCGAGGCGAAGTTCAGCGGTCTGGATGTGCCCTTCACCATCAACCTGACCGGGTGCAGCAACGCCTGCACGCGCTACCAGGTGGCCGACCTGGGCTTCATGGGCGCGAACAAGACCGATCCGGACGGCACCGTCCACGAGGTCTACAACGTGCATCTGGCCGGAAGCATCGGGCAGGCGCAGCGCACCGGCACGAAACTCAAGGGGGCCGTGCCCGCCGAGCGGCTGAACGAGTACACCGACGCCGTGCTGGCCGAGTTCCAGGCGAACAAGCAGCCGGGCGAGAGCTTCGTGGAGTACAGCGACCGCATCGGCCATGAGCACTTCGCGCCGGATGCCGTCCTGAACGGGCACAAGGCCCTGGTGACGGCGTGA
- a CDS encoding DUF4395 domain-containing protein produces the protein MITSPSPAVSRPARTDLSALKFNQVTVIAVTVLAVLLTLPVFTLVLGAAMLVGAIAPDVSPMRAAYRLLGRPLGLKPEVVDEDPRAHQFAQGVGGTFLLASALFTFAGLSGVGAGLGLIVIALAALNLSKKICMGCLMYFQYRRLRYTVLKR, from the coding sequence ATGATTACCTCGCCCTCTCCTGCCGTCTCGCGCCCGGCCCGCACAGATCTCAGCGCCCTGAAATTCAATCAGGTCACGGTGATCGCCGTGACCGTGCTGGCGGTTCTCCTGACGCTGCCGGTGTTCACGCTGGTGCTCGGCGCCGCCATGCTGGTCGGCGCGATTGCCCCGGACGTCTCGCCCATGCGTGCCGCGTACCGCCTGCTCGGCCGCCCGCTGGGCCTGAAGCCCGAGGTCGTCGATGAGGATCCGCGCGCGCACCAGTTCGCGCAGGGTGTGGGTGGCACCTTCCTGCTCGCCTCCGCGCTGTTCACCTTCGCTGGCCTGAGCGGGGTCGGAGCGGGGCTGGGCCTTATCGTGATCGCGCTGGCCGCCCTGAACCTGTCCAAGAAGATCTGTATGGGCTGCCTGATGTACTTCCAGTACCGCCGCCTCCGCTACACCGTCCTGAAGCGCTGA
- a CDS encoding YdgA family protein: protein MISTPPPAPHRPKARRSPVAAIALTVLVALGAVAGATAIFAGRTQVLAQDLTMQLNSAAGATGMVTVTQTGYQRGLTASTQTMTVSVHPQGSDAPLDVILTNHIQHGPLPGLRGVGQAIIDTEISFTDPQVQAAYLKAFPTHRPTLHTLVGLGGGTRTTLNVPAGSVTDQGTTVTWQAADGTLNVAGPLTTTAMSWPGLKVVAGEGSATIAGLTVTGTSRRDPASTVLGTGSGTLAVQKVSVTGSGQNLDLGDMKVSSETTEAGGYYSSAVKYDVATLSVAGQVLNDLQLHLGVNHLAGAPLQRIVTLMQNVQKTSGTPAVTSRAVLPDFTPAQQQQLQNDLLDLVKGQPVLQLDRLSVRRPAGDVVLTGQVSIPGAATLSAERLAQVAQTPAMLGSMLAMNLDVQGNEAAVTDLVGSFGATGADFARNIQAMEQAGYVTRSGAQLSTKLRVQDGAFTMNGKALGQ from the coding sequence ATGATCTCGACTCCACCCCCAGCTCCCCATCGCCCCAAGGCACGCCGCTCGCCGGTGGCCGCCATCGCCCTGACCGTGCTGGTCGCCCTGGGTGCCGTGGCGGGGGCCACCGCCATCTTCGCCGGACGCACGCAGGTTCTCGCGCAGGATCTGACCATGCAGCTGAATTCGGCGGCCGGGGCCACCGGCATGGTCACCGTCACCCAGACCGGCTACCAGCGAGGGCTGACGGCGTCCACCCAGACCATGACCGTCAGCGTGCATCCCCAGGGCAGCGACGCGCCGCTGGATGTGATCCTGACCAACCACATCCAGCACGGGCCGCTGCCCGGACTGCGGGGCGTGGGGCAGGCGATCATCGACACCGAGATCTCCTTCACCGATCCTCAGGTGCAGGCGGCGTACCTCAAGGCCTTTCCAACGCACCGGCCCACCCTGCATACCCTGGTCGGCCTGGGAGGCGGCACGAGAACCACGCTGAACGTCCCGGCCGGCAGCGTGACCGATCAGGGCACCACCGTCACGTGGCAGGCCGCGGACGGCACCCTGAACGTGGCTGGGCCACTCACCACCACGGCCATGTCCTGGCCAGGCCTGAAGGTGGTCGCCGGGGAGGGGAGCGCCACCATCGCTGGGCTGACTGTGACGGGCACGTCCAGGCGTGATCCGGCCAGCACCGTGCTCGGCACCGGCTCCGGCACTCTGGCCGTGCAGAAGGTCTCGGTCACGGGCAGCGGGCAGAACCTTGATCTGGGCGACATGAAGGTCAGCAGCGAGACCACTGAGGCCGGGGGGTACTACAGCAGCGCCGTGAAGTACGACGTGGCCACGCTCTCGGTCGCCGGACAGGTGCTGAACGATCTGCAGCTGCACCTGGGAGTAAACCACCTCGCGGGCGCCCCTCTCCAGCGGATCGTGACGCTGATGCAGAACGTTCAGAAGACGTCCGGGACGCCGGCCGTGACCAGCCGCGCGGTTCTGCCGGACTTCACGCCGGCCCAGCAACAGCAGCTCCAGAATGATCTGCTCGACCTCGTGAAAGGTCAGCCTGTGCTCCAGCTCGACCGCCTGAGCGTGCGTCGCCCCGCCGGAGATGTCGTCCTGACCGGGCAGGTCAGCATCCCCGGCGCCGCCACCCTGAGTGCCGAGCGATTAGCCCAGGTGGCACAGACTCCGGCCATGCTGGGCAGCATGCTCGCCATGAACCTCGATGTGCAGGGCAACGAGGCGGCCGTGACCGACCTCGTGGGCTCGTTCGGAGCCACCGGGGCAGACTTCGCGCGTAACATCCAGGCCATGGAGCAGGCCGGATATGTCACGCGCAGTGGCGCCCAGCTCAGCACCAAGCTGCGGGTTCAGGACGGGGCCTTCACCATGAATGGCAAGGCGCTGGGCCAGTAG
- a CDS encoding phosphoribosyltransferase family protein gives MTTHTVHVGRVTRDLPVVPVAPGVSVALFNMLGDTEVTEEAGRELAKMIPPEVTVLVTPEVKAVSLAHVISRESGKPYIVIRKTQKPYMVNPVAREVVSITTGKPQLLVLDGFDVDKIRGHKVAIVDDVVSSGGTLNSLRQIIEEVGGEVAAVLAVFTEGDERPEVTALGHLPLFT, from the coding sequence ATGACCACCCATACCGTGCATGTGGGCCGCGTGACCCGCGACCTGCCCGTCGTTCCTGTCGCCCCCGGCGTCAGCGTGGCCCTATTCAACATGCTGGGCGACACCGAGGTCACCGAGGAAGCCGGCCGTGAACTGGCGAAGATGATTCCGCCCGAGGTCACCGTGCTTGTCACGCCCGAAGTGAAGGCCGTGAGCCTCGCGCATGTCATCAGCCGGGAGAGCGGCAAACCGTACATCGTGATCCGCAAGACGCAGAAGCCCTACATGGTCAACCCCGTGGCGCGCGAGGTCGTGAGCATCACCACCGGGAAACCCCAGCTGCTGGTGCTGGACGGCTTCGACGTGGACAAGATCCGGGGCCACAAGGTCGCCATCGTGGACGACGTGGTGTCCAGCGGCGGCACCCTGAACTCGCTGCGGCAGATCATCGAGGAGGTCGGCGGCGAGGTCGCGGCGGTACTCGCCGTGTTCACGGAGGGCGACGAGCGCCCCGAGGTCACGGCCCTCGGTCACCTGCCGCTGTTCACGTGA
- a CDS encoding phosphoribosyltransferase family protein translates to MSAPASALTVRIGDVERTLPTVRAGNLGRVPLVEFIGDPEFTNAAAQAMLPLIPEGTDILLTVVTNALPLTHELSDRSGLPYVCARKKRRTYMQAPLIQDVPSLSLGVAETLWLDGPHAERLRGKRVAIVQDVIASGGTAQALARFVVQSGGTVSGYLAAFRQGQPVMPVAALQNLPGRLP, encoded by the coding sequence GTGAGCGCGCCCGCATCCGCCCTGACCGTCCGCATCGGTGACGTCGAGCGCACCCTGCCCACCGTGCGCGCCGGCAACCTGGGCCGCGTGCCGCTGGTGGAATTCATCGGTGATCCGGAGTTCACGAACGCCGCTGCCCAGGCCATGCTCCCCCTGATCCCGGAGGGCACCGACATCCTGCTGACGGTCGTCACGAACGCGCTGCCGCTCACGCATGAACTCAGCGACCGCTCGGGGCTGCCCTACGTGTGCGCCCGCAAGAAACGCCGGACGTACATGCAGGCCCCGCTGATCCAGGACGTGCCCAGCCTCAGTCTGGGCGTGGCTGAAACCCTCTGGCTCGACGGGCCGCACGCCGAGCGGCTGCGGGGCAAACGGGTCGCCATCGTGCAGGACGTGATTGCCAGCGGGGGCACCGCGCAGGCACTCGCCCGGTTCGTCGTTCAGTCGGGCGGAACAGTCAGCGGGTACCTCGCGGCCTTCCGCCAGGGACAGCCCGTCATGCCCGTCGCGGCGTTGCAGAACCTGCCAGGCCGCTTGCCCTGA
- a CDS encoding NAD-dependent epimerase/dehydratase family protein: MKVLVTGASGFVGGAVVRTLQEAGHQVWAGSRDGRPVASAHPLKLDVTDPGSVQRAVGQADPDAVVHLVGIIVEKGDQTFERVHVEGTRNVLAAVPRGGRYVHMSALGADPQSASGYSATKGRAEALVRSSGLPYTIFRPSLIFGPGDDFFGRVLRELVSTGPVVPQIGDGSFPFRPVSVQDVAAAFASAVASDASAGQTYALTGPDEFTFRQLLELELGALGKSKPIVPVPLALMNLAVPLMQVLPNPPITKDQYAMLKEGNTAPNEPARTVFALPMRHLADDLPGLLAKKE, encoded by the coding sequence ATGAAGGTACTCGTGACGGGGGCCAGCGGCTTCGTCGGTGGAGCGGTCGTGCGGACGTTGCAGGAAGCGGGCCATCAGGTCTGGGCGGGCAGCCGCGACGGCCGGCCCGTGGCCAGCGCCCATCCCCTGAAGCTGGATGTGACCGATCCGGGCAGCGTCCAGCGGGCGGTCGGCCAGGCCGACCCGGACGCCGTCGTGCATCTGGTCGGGATCATCGTGGAGAAGGGCGACCAGACCTTTGAGCGCGTGCATGTCGAGGGCACGCGTAACGTGCTGGCCGCCGTGCCGCGCGGCGGGCGGTACGTGCACATGAGCGCGCTGGGAGCCGATCCGCAGAGTGCCAGCGGTTACAGCGCCACCAAGGGCCGGGCCGAGGCGCTCGTGCGGTCGTCCGGCCTGCCGTACACGATCTTCCGGCCCAGCCTGATCTTCGGGCCAGGGGATGACTTCTTCGGCCGGGTGCTGCGGGAACTGGTCAGCACCGGGCCGGTCGTGCCGCAGATCGGCGACGGATCATTCCCGTTCCGGCCGGTCAGCGTACAGGACGTGGCGGCGGCCTTTGCTAGCGCGGTCGCCTCGGACGCGAGTGCCGGACAGACCTACGCGCTCACCGGCCCGGATGAGTTCACGTTCCGGCAACTGCTGGAACTGGAACTCGGGGCCCTGGGCAAGTCCAAACCCATCGTGCCCGTGCCGCTGGCGCTGATGAATCTGGCGGTGCCGCTCATGCAGGTGCTGCCCAACCCGCCGATCACGAAGGATCAGTACGCCATGCTGAAGGAAGGCAACACCGCGCCCAACGAGCCGGCGCGCACGGTGTTCGCCCTCCCCATGCGCCACCTCGCGGACGACCTGCCGGGCCTGCTCGCGAAGAAAGAGTAG